ATTATTCAGACTGTTGCTGAAGGAAACGGGACGAAATTAGGCTCTAATATGAGCCCCGCGATGAAAATGTATTTTCAAGAGGGCTTAGAAGATTACTATACGCCAAGTATCGATAAAGCTAAGGAACTATTAAAGGAAGCGGGTTATGAAAATGGATTTGATTTAACCCTAACGGTTCCATCAAATTATCAATTCCATGTCGATACGGCTCAGGTTATCGCAGATCAACTTAAGAATGTAGGGATTAAAGTCACCATTAAGCAAATTGAATGGAGCAGCTGGTTAGAAGATGTATATAACAACGCCAAGTACGAAGCCACGATTGTTGGCCTGACGGGTAAGCTTGATCCGCATGAAGTATTAGGCAGATATGAAACAACCTATGCTAAGAACTTCTTTAAATTTAGTAATAGTGAATTCGATAAGCTAGTCAATCAAGGAAAGACAGAAATCGATGAGGCTAAAAGAGTTGATTTGTATAAGCAAGCTCAGACCTTATTAACTGAACAGGCAGTGGCTGTCTATATTATGGACCCTAGCCGAACTGTAGCGATGAAGGGCAATTTGCAAGGTTTCAAGATGTATCCGGTGCAAAAATATAATTTCGCCGAGATGTACTACACAGAATAGAAAAGTAGGGGAAATGATCCTTGAGATTTTATATTCGAAAGCTGGTTGCATTTGTATCTACACTCATCCTTGTTTCGGTGATTACTTTCCTAGTGTTTCAAGTCTTGCCTGGCGATCCAGCGCAGATCATCTTAGGCGTTGATGCAGACCCTCAGCAGATAGCCGCTCTACGAGAAACAATGGGACTTGATCGATCAGCGGGTGAACGATACCTAACGTGGGTCAAGGATACGTTATCTGGTGATTTCGGAGAGTCCATTCGTTATCACAGACCGGTAGCAGATATGTTAGTCGAGCGCTTACCGGTTACGCTTTCGCTAGCTTTGTTCTCCCTAGGGTTGACCCTCCTCGTAGGGCTTCCCTTAGGGATTTACATTGCTAGAAAGGATGGTAAATTGTCGGCACTGCTCTTATCACTCTTTACTCAGCTGGGTGTTTCTATACCTTCATTTTGGTTAGCTTTTATTCTTATTTTACTATTCTCCGTAACGCTCAAACTATTTCCAACCTACGGATATACTCCTTGGAGTGAAAATCCGATCGGAGCGATTAAATCATTGTTCTTACCTTCGCTTGCCCTGGCTATCCCAGGGGTTGCCGTAGTGATTCGCTATTTAAGAAATACGCTACTAGACCAATCTCGTATGGACTATGTACGAACTGCAAGAAGTAAAGGTCAACATGAGAAGGGGATCATGTATCGTCATATTTTACGTAATGCACTTATTCCGGTCATTACTATTGTAGGTTTATTAATTGCGGATACACTGGGAGGCAGTATCGTGGTTGAGAACGTATTTGCACTTCCTGGAATCGGGAGTTTGCTCGTAACTTCAATAGGTACAAGGGACTTGCCGCTAGTTCAAACGATGGTGCTATACATTGCAATTATTGTCGTCAGTATCAACTTTATCGTCGATATTCTCTATAAGGTCATCGATCCTCGTATTCGATTGAAAAGGTGAAGGCTATGAACTTTAAGCAATTATTCAAAAGTAAGCCGTTGATGATAGGAAGTTCTTTAATTGGAGTATTGTTGCTGCTGATGCTAATCAGTCTGTTCTATACGCCGTATGGACCTAACGAGATGAATGCTAGCATGCGTTTGGCGAGTCCGCAGCTGGCACATCTATTCGGGACGGATAACTTCGGTCGGGATATCTTCAGTCGAATCATGAACGGGGCGCAAACGGCATTTCTTATCGGTTTTAGTTCCGTGGCCATCGGATTAGTATTTGGGGTATTGATTGGCGCGATTGCGGGGTATTTCGGCGGTTGGTTGGATGAGATTATTATGCGCATCATCGATGCGATGCTAGCATTTCCAGGTATATTACTGGCAATTATGCTAGTTTCCGTGTTTGGGCCAGGGCTTAACAATACGATAATCGCATTAGGGATTATGAGTATCCCTTCATTTTCACGGATTGCCCGTAGTGGCTTTATTCAGTACAAGGAATTTGACTTTGTCAAAGCATCTATAGCTAAAGGAGCAGGACCACTGCGTATTATCTTTTATCATATTCTTCCGAATATGGTGTCGTCTCTTGTTGTTGCGACTTCACTAAGATTTTCGGGATCGATTCTAGCGGAAGCAGGATTAAGCTATTTGGGACTTGGAGTACAGCCTCCTAATCCAAGCTGGGGCAGAATGCTGAATGAGGCACAGCCTTTCATGATTAATGCTCCGTGGTATGTCTTAATTACAGGCGTAGTGATTACAGTTATGGTTCTTGGCTTTAATTTAATTGGCGACGGAATTCGTGATCTTTACGACAGGAAGGGATAGGGGGAATGATCGATGGAATCAGCTCTATTGGCAATGCAGGATGTAGAAGTGGCATTTTCTATTGGGAAGAAAAGCTATCCTGCGTTGCAGGGCATCTCTTTTCAGGTCCGGGAAAAAGAAGTCTTAGGTATCGTTGGTGAATCCGGTTGTGGAAAGAGTCTCACTTCCTTATCCGTGATGGGACTATTGCCTGGCACGGCCAAGATTACTAAAGGCAAGATTGTATTAGGTGACTCGGATGTGACTCATTTGACGGCGGAGGCCTGGTGTCAGATCAGAGGACAGCAAATATCAATGATCTTTCAGGACCCTATGACAGCCTTGAATCCGTTGGTTCCTATAGGCAAGCAGATTGAGGAGACCGTTCGAATTCATTCGGCTATCTCGAAGAATGAGGCCAAGCAGCGAACTCTCGAAATGATGACTAAAGTTGGTCTCTCTAGAGTGGAGCAATTATATCATGAATATCCTCACCAGCTTTCCGGTGGCATGAGACAAAGAGTCATGATCGCCATGGCGCTCATTTGCGAGCCGCAGCTATTGATTGCCGACGAGCCTACAACAGCTCTGGACGTAACGATTCAAGCACAAATTCTTGATTTGCTTCGGGACATGAACCAAACGACAGGTACTGCGATTATTTTTATATCTCATGATCTAGGAGTCATCCGTGAGGTATGTGATCGAGTGATCGTAATGTATGCCGGATATATCGTAGAGGACGCTCCTGTGGCGGAGCTATTAGAAGCGCCCAAACATCCTTATACCCTCGGATTACTACAGTCGATTCCAGATATAGAGAAGAGGGGCCAACCCTTGCATACGATATCCGGGCGCGTGCCGGCAATTACCGAACGGTCAGCCGGATGCCCATTTGTGGGACGTTGCTCAAGTGCTTCCACTAGATGTGAACGAAGTGTTCCTGATCTTACACCTGTGTCGGATACTCATCGTGTTCGCTGTCATCTGTACTCAGAAGTAGGTGCAGTTATATGACGGAGACTTTACCTTTGGTCCGAGTAGAATCTTTATCGAAACATTACGAAG
This portion of the Paenibacillus segetis genome encodes:
- a CDS encoding ABC transporter ATP-binding protein, which produces MESALLAMQDVEVAFSIGKKSYPALQGISFQVREKEVLGIVGESGCGKSLTSLSVMGLLPGTAKITKGKIVLGDSDVTHLTAEAWCQIRGQQISMIFQDPMTALNPLVPIGKQIEETVRIHSAISKNEAKQRTLEMMTKVGLSRVEQLYHEYPHQLSGGMRQRVMIAMALICEPQLLIADEPTTALDVTIQAQILDLLRDMNQTTGTAIIFISHDLGVIREVCDRVIVMYAGYIVEDAPVAELLEAPKHPYTLGLLQSIPDIEKRGQPLHTISGRVPAITERSAGCPFVGRCSSASTRCERSVPDLTPVSDTHRVRCHLYSEVGAVI
- a CDS encoding ABC transporter permease; amino-acid sequence: MRFYIRKLVAFVSTLILVSVITFLVFQVLPGDPAQIILGVDADPQQIAALRETMGLDRSAGERYLTWVKDTLSGDFGESIRYHRPVADMLVERLPVTLSLALFSLGLTLLVGLPLGIYIARKDGKLSALLLSLFTQLGVSIPSFWLAFILILLFSVTLKLFPTYGYTPWSENPIGAIKSLFLPSLALAIPGVAVVIRYLRNTLLDQSRMDYVRTARSKGQHEKGIMYRHILRNALIPVITIVGLLIADTLGGSIVVENVFALPGIGSLLVTSIGTRDLPLVQTMVLYIAIIVVSINFIVDILYKVIDPRIRLKR
- a CDS encoding ABC transporter permease, translating into MNFKQLFKSKPLMIGSSLIGVLLLLMLISLFYTPYGPNEMNASMRLASPQLAHLFGTDNFGRDIFSRIMNGAQTAFLIGFSSVAIGLVFGVLIGAIAGYFGGWLDEIIMRIIDAMLAFPGILLAIMLVSVFGPGLNNTIIALGIMSIPSFSRIARSGFIQYKEFDFVKASIAKGAGPLRIIFYHILPNMVSSLVVATSLRFSGSILAEAGLSYLGLGVQPPNPSWGRMLNEAQPFMINAPWYVLITGVVITVMVLGFNLIGDGIRDLYDRKG